CTTATTCCCGCCGCAGCAGAACAAGAGAAGCAAGAGCCATAAACAATCGTTGTTGCAGAAACAGTTCATAATATGTACCTCCCGAATTTCCATTGTGTTGGTTTCTACTTCATCATACGCGCCGCCCTTTCGATTTGCTACCGTAAAACGCGCTTTTCCGTCCTTCGATTTCGGGGTGGGGAAACGCCGCGGCGTTTATCGCCGAAATTCCCCTTTGTCGCTTGACTTTTTATCGCGCATTGAGTATGATTTCATAAGACGACGAACGGAGGTGTCTTATGAGTGGAAAATTAACGATGGATAAACTGACCGCGCTTGCCAAAGGTCGCGGCTTCGTCTATCCCGGAAGCGAGATCTACGGCGGCTTGGCGAATACTTGGGATTACGGTCCCCTCGGCGTGGAACTCAAAAACAATATCAAAAAAGCTTGGTGGCAAAAATTCGTTACAGAAAACCCCTTGAACGTGGGCTTGGATTGCGCGATCTTGATGAATCCGAACGTGTGGGTCGCTTCGGGTCACGTCGGCGGATTCTCCGATCCTTTGATGGATTGCAAAAGCTGTAAATCCCGTCATCGCGCGGATAACCTGATCGAGGAGTACAACAAGAAAAACGGGATCGAAGAGAATATCGCTTCTTGGTCTCACGCGCAAATGGAAGAGTACATCAAGGCGAAAGAGATCAAATGCCCGATCTGCGGCAAAGCGGACTTTACGGGGATCCGTCAATTCAACCTTATGTTCAAGACCTTTCAGGGCGTCACGGAAGACAGCGTCAGCACCCTGTATCTGCGCCCCGAAACCGCGCAAGGTATTTTCGTCAACTTTTTGAACGTCCAACGTACTTCGCGTATGAAGGTCCCGTTCGGTATCGGTCAAATCGGAAAATCTTTCCGTAACGAGATCACGCCCGGAAACTTCATTTTCCGCGTCCGTGAGTTCGAGCAAATGGAACTCGAATTCTTCTGCGAACCCGGAACCGACCTCGAATGGTTCAAATATTGGAAGAACTTCTGCAAAGAGTGGCTTCTCGGTCTCGGGATCAAAGAGGAAAATTTGAAGCTCCGCGATCACGATAAGGACGAGCTTTGCTTCTATTCGAACGCGACGACCGACTTCGAATATAAATTCCCCTTCGGATGGGGCGAGCTGTGGGGCGTCGCGGACAGGACGGACTACGACCTCAAAGCCCATATGAAGACTTCGGGCAAAGATCTTTCCTATCTCGATCCCAACACGAACGAAAAGTACGTTCCCTACGTCATCGAGCCTTCGCTCGGCGTGGAAAGAATGGTCTTGACGATCCTTTGCGACGCGTATGACGAGGAAGAACTCGAAGGCGGCGACACCCGCGTCGTGATGCATTTCCATCCCGCGATCGCGCCCTACAAAGTCGCGGTTCTCCCGCTCCAAAAGAAAGCCCTCGGCGATAAGGCGACGGAGATCTATCACGATCTTATGAAGAAGTTCTCGGCGACCTATGACGAAGCCGGTTCGATCGGAAAGCGCTATCGCAGGCAGGACGAGATCGGGACGCCGTTCTGCGTGACCGTCGATTTCGACACCTTGGAAAAGGGAACGGTCACCGTCCGTGAGCGCGATTCGATGAAACAAGATATCGTCAAAGTCGAAGACCTCGAAAGCTATATTGCGGAAAGAATCAAATACTAATCGCCAAAAATCGCGAATAATTCCGATAATTCAACGAAATCAAAGGATACGCCCGAGAAAGAAAGGTGTATCCTTTTTCTTATGGGAAGAACAATCGTCGTGACGTCCGGAAAAGGGGGCGTCGGGAAAAGCACGATCACCGCCACGCTCGGCGTCGCGATGGCGGAAGCGGGCGCGCGCGTCGCTTTGGTGGATGCGGACGTTGGGTTAAACAACCTCGACCTCGTCCTCGGGATCGAGGCGATGGTCTGCTATGACGTAACGGACGTGGAAAAGGGTAGGTGCAGGCTTGCGGAAGCCTTGGTCAACCATCCTTTTTGCGAAAATCTCTTCCTTTTGAGTTCGCGCGCGCTTTCGGGCGGAAACGTTTCTTTGAAGAGCTTTTCCGAAATCGTTTCCGCGCTCAAACGTTCCTTCGATTTCGTCCTGATCGATTGCCCCGCAGGGATCGACGACGGTTTTCATCGCGCCGTCGCCTGCTCGGACGAGGCTTTGATCGTGACGACGCCGATCCCCGCCGCCGTCCGTGACGCGGATCGGGTTTCCGATATCCTTTGTTCGTATCGTCTCGGAAGCGTCGGAGTCATCGTCAATCGCGTGCGCGGCGATCTCGTCTTGAAAGGCGAGGTTATGAGCGTGGCGGACGTGGGGAGCGTGTTGCGCCTTCCCGTCGTCGGAAGCGTCCCGGAGGATGACGAAGTCTTGCTCTCCGCGACCGTCGGCAGAATATCCGACTCCAAAAGCAGGCATTACGCAGCGGTTTGCATGGTCGCGTCGCATTTGATGCTCGGAACGACCGAACTCTACGATTGCACGGCGAGATATCGTGGGATCGGCGGATTCTTCCGAAAATTCGCGAGGTGAGAATGAAAAACGGAAAGAGGGGAGTGGAACGGATCAAAAAAGTGATTTTGCAGGATCGGACGGGCGCGCCGGACGACGTCATCGCCGTCCTGAAAA
The DNA window shown above is from Clostridia bacterium and carries:
- a CDS encoding glycine--tRNA ligase, which produces MSGKLTMDKLTALAKGRGFVYPGSEIYGGLANTWDYGPLGVELKNNIKKAWWQKFVTENPLNVGLDCAILMNPNVWVASGHVGGFSDPLMDCKSCKSRHRADNLIEEYNKKNGIEENIASWSHAQMEEYIKAKEIKCPICGKADFTGIRQFNLMFKTFQGVTEDSVSTLYLRPETAQGIFVNFLNVQRTSRMKVPFGIGQIGKSFRNEITPGNFIFRVREFEQMELEFFCEPGTDLEWFKYWKNFCKEWLLGLGIKEENLKLRDHDKDELCFYSNATTDFEYKFPFGWGELWGVADRTDYDLKAHMKTSGKDLSYLDPNTNEKYVPYVIEPSLGVERMVLTILCDAYDEEELEGGDTRVVMHFHPAIAPYKVAVLPLQKKALGDKATEIYHDLMKKFSATYDEAGSIGKRYRRQDEIGTPFCVTVDFDTLEKGTVTVRERDSMKQDIVKVEDLESYIAERIKY
- the minD gene encoding septum site-determining protein MinD → MGRTIVVTSGKGGVGKSTITATLGVAMAEAGARVALVDADVGLNNLDLVLGIEAMVCYDVTDVEKGRCRLAEALVNHPFCENLFLLSSRALSGGNVSLKSFSEIVSALKRSFDFVLIDCPAGIDDGFHRAVACSDEALIVTTPIPAAVRDADRVSDILCSYRLGSVGVIVNRVRGDLVLKGEVMSVADVGSVLRLPVVGSVPEDDEVLLSATVGRISDSKSRHYAAVCMVASHLMLGTTELYDCTARYRGIGGFFRKFAR